In Brachypodium distachyon strain Bd21 chromosome 2, Brachypodium_distachyon_v3.0, whole genome shotgun sequence, one genomic interval encodes:
- the LOC112270627 gene encoding peroxidase 2-like produces MAKSGEKGSVLVLVAFAAAILLLGAQVKPAVADGYNTDIEGKVRGIVNARIYDAPGLIRLVFHDCWVKGCDASVLLKRADGLAEMDAVQNGGLRGLDVIQAIKDALTKDYPAVTCADAVVYAAREACYILSYGKIAYPVDGPGYHKDAVGSFKDDAAALPPPFGPSSSFKNLTKNFGGKPGFGAGDLVILSGAHAVGLAHRPAFVDRLDLQVAARGEIDVLYQKKIDQVSNASPAKAIHNNVRDIDQPETVPGVLDNSYYAANLGKKVLFNSDWALITDPAARGQMERFEKFPGDWYDLFGKAMAKLSRLPAEGPTLSVPRARCDGTSY; encoded by the exons ATGGCGAAGAGCGGCGAAAAGGGGTCTGTTTTGGTGCTCGTGGCCTTTGCCGCTGCCATCCTCCTCCTGGGCGCGCAGGTGAAGCCGGCTGTTGCTGATGGCTATAACACCGATATAGAGGGCAAGGTGAGGGGTATAGTGAATGCCAGAATCTACGACGCCCCTGGACTCATCCGGCTCGTGTTCCACGACTGCTGGGTAAAG GGTTGCGATGCATCCGTGTTGCTGAAGAGAGCTGATGGGCTGGCAGAGATGGACGCGGTCCAGAACGGCGGACTCCGGGGCCTGGACGTGATCCAGGCCATCAAGGACGCGCTCACCAAGGACTACCCGGCCGTCACCTGCGCCGACGCAGTTGTCTACGCGGCGCGCGAGGCGTGCTACATCCTTAGCTACGGCAAGATCGCGTACCCCGTGGACGGGCCGGGCTACCACAAGGACGCCGTCGGCTCGTTCAaggacgacgcggcggcgctcccGCCGCCCTTCGGACCCTCGTCCAGCTTCAAGAACCTCACCAAGAACTTCGGCGGCAAGCCGGGCTTCGGTGCCGGTGATCTCGTAATCCTCTCTGGCGCGCACGCCGTCGGCCTGGCCCACCGCCCGGCCTTTGTAGACCGCCTGGACCTGCAGGTCGCGGCCCGTGGCGAGATCGACGTCCTTTACCAGAAAAAGATCGATCAGGTGTCGAATGCAAGCCCGGCGAAGGCGATCCACAACAACGTCCGCGACATCGACCAACCTGAGACGGTGCCTGGCGTCCTGGACAACAGCTACTACGCCGCCAACCTCGGTAAGAAGGTGCTCTTCAACTCCGACTGGGCGCTCATCACGGACCCGGCCGCGCGGGGACAAATGGAAAGGTTCGAGAAATTCCCCGGCGACTGGTACGACCTCTTCGGCAAGGCAATGGCCAAGCTCAGCAGGCTCCCTGCCGAGGGCCCCACTCTCAGTGTGCCCAGGGCGAGATGCGATGGCACCAGCTACTAG